TGGGctgttctttttaaaataaacgcCCCGAAGTAGGTCTGGGCAAATTTACAGATAGCCGACCGACTTTTATCGACACTGCATAACCAATGGGCGGTAGGcggaataaattttttttttttcaacaaattcgGTTTGGTAGgcgaaataaatttttttaaccgaaccgactttaccAACCAACTTCgtagaaaatttttaatttttacacaTGCCAACTTTATcgaccgactttaccgaccgccATTCGGTGTCgggaaaaaaatttggtaaaataagtcggtgaaatttCCGACTTTACGGACATTTTAGCGAAACAAAAATTTTCCTACTGACACCCAGGCCTACCCCCAAGTAAGGTTATTGCACCAGTATAATATCTAGAGTATTGGAACTTAATCCCTAGTcataaatgacttttttttttagacttcacaaatgatatttttcagcaGAAACTGTTAAAGATATGATAGATGTCTAAGGTAAAACTCACATTTAAAAAATCAGCTTGCAATAAGATGATGgtcataaatttttatatatataattgagtaGTGATAATCATAACATCAATGTCAGTGAACAATCACTTACGCTAgtgtattataatattaaaaaaaatttgaatattaatattaaaaaataatattataaaatacaccAGCATGAGTGACTGTGGTATTATGATTATCACTACTCTATATAATTAATATCACACTTACTCTATATGAAATACTTAGAATCAGAATAAGATGCATGttaccaaattttttacaatGACAAAAATTATGTAAGTGTTAagtaaatttataaaaagaatattataaattttgtagTGTCTGATAGCAATGCTCGTTCTGATATGGTGATAAGCTGGTACAAAATTTGGATTCTTCTCAAGATTTATTCACATAAAGCTCTTGAATTGGATCTCAAAACACGTGGCCAAAATTTGCAGATCTCACCATAGGTGGGGGAAGTATCAAGCCACCACAACGAGGAGATTGTCATAGCCTCGTTTTATGGTTCTATGATGATCGAGATTGTCTCATCTTGTGTTTTATTAGATGATATCACATGCACATAAAAATCTTTTAGGGACTGATTTCAGGAAGCATTTCCTTGACACGATTGGAAGATGCACatgctttgaaaaaataaatttctaatttttttttttttaattaaaatgaagaaaaatttataCCAAGTGAAATGTGTTAGCTAAAAGACGACAACAATCCTCCATTCTGCTCTATCTACAGCTGAACCTTCTCAGTTCATCTTATACAAATTGATTTGAAATTTgtgaaagtaaaaaataaaaaataaaaaaaaggatagaAAAGATGAGAACAAAAGAAACAACCAGCAAACTGTGCTTTCTAATTCTCCCCTAAACTAGTTGTCATAATATATCTAACAGCACTAGGCGGTAGCATTTGTACAGTGACTTTCTTCCCCCCACCCCCCGTCCCCCAAATTTTCCAAATGCTGCAAAGATCCCAGGAACATTCAGATGGCCTCCAAACCATGGGGCTGGCAAACACAGTTTATAGCATGTATCAGTTTCCTCCTAGGCCCCACTGCATTTGCACCCATATCCTTGAGCTTCTTCATTGTTAAATTCACCAGCTGAAACTTATTAACACTCTTCCTTTGAAAAATCCTCACAAACTGACCAAGTCCAAGTGATGCTAACCACCTGCTTAATCCACCAGCTTTTTGAAGCTTCCTCTCAAGATTTGATGCCCTGAGCCTTTGATTTAGAAACATTCCCCCGTCGAGGATGATACTGGGGCAGTCTAATAGTCTAGGCCGCTTGATCACATTTGAGGCATCAGATACCCCAAATCTTTCATAAATCTTTGATGTGCCAACTTGATCCGGCTTTCCTGCTTCTGTTCTTAAATCTATCCTTGGTGGCTTGGCTAATGTTGGCATGTCTTGAGCAGGAGCTTTTCCCGCAAATCGAATACCCTGTTTAGGGGCCAATGACATCGAGTTCTCTTGTTCCTCAATTGGAGGCATTCTGGAACATATATCAATTGGGAGTTGTATTTGGTTAGTCGCTGTTTTTTTGGTTGTGGCTTGTGGCTGATCTGGTCCCAGGTTTTGAGTTGTCAACTTTTTGGCAGCAGGTAGAGGAGGCACCAAAATGGTGATCCTCTGCTTTTTCACGATCACCCAACTATCATCTCCCAGTAGGTCCATGTGGCCACTTGGCGTGATATTCTTGTTTGTAGGGATTGCCACAAGTCTTTGCTTTGTTTTCACCATCAGTAGAAAATCTGCTAGTTATATACCCTACGCAATAGACTCAGAATATTCAATATATTTGTTGGATCAGAAGAATGTGAGTGATAGTTTAAGAAATCACTTGACTtgatttttgtgtgtgtgtgtgtttgggGGTTTGGGGGGAGGATTGttaaaacttttcaatttgGTGAAAGTAAAGAATAGGGTTACAACACATATATACTGACACTAGTTAAAACCCTAGCTTGGTACACTGAAAATCCCCAATTTACTGCCTTTTTACAAGCTAAAATGTTCGCCattcttttaaatttcatttccttgtttCCTGCCTGCTTTGCTTTTATAGATGTATCTTTTACTGTTATCACAATacctttttttcaatttgtgacaaaaaggggagagtacttgttatttattttaatttattctgtaTACATTCACAGGTTGCTTTCAGTGTTGTGGTAGACAAGTACAATGAGacaaaaagctttcaaaataAATAGTATAGGTTGtgccatttttatttatttacagtGAGTGCTATGTATTGAGCTAGAGTCATTTTCTATTATGGCTTCTATGTCTTTAGTTCGATCTATGTCTATAGTAAGTGGTTAATAGTGTTTTATCATAAATTGCTACAGAAAGAGATTATTAAATCCATATTGTGTTAGCATATTCCgtaaaaccaaaaaataggTCTAAGTTTGTATGAAGAGTCGTGCCGTTTTTGAAAGAAGAGTCATAACACATTCTCTGAAAACACTGTTACATGCTAATGTCACATTAACTTAAAGTGTTCTAAGATGAAAGAGATTTTTAGAAACTTAGGGTGTTGACCTAAGGTGGTTAGATTGGGCCTCACATAACCTAATGTTAGTCAAAGTCATAATAATACATGAATAATTAATctttaaacttgaaaaatattGGTTTTCATTAAACTATTCATGGGCGTTCAGGCActatattttgtttcaataataaacTCGAGGTGTTGCATAGATTATTTCGTTCAGAGCACGTTTGAAACTTTGCTCAACACAAATTTAACataatgcttttttttatttttttatttttatttttttgtgatcaaCAAATTAACACATTGATACCAATAACAAGGACACTACCTAAAAGTAGAATACATACAACTCCGATATAGCAACAAATGGACCAAACAAGAATTACTTtgagcaaaacaaaacaattagcACGTGTGCAAAATAGTGTGGAGCATGAAGGaaacaaaatcttttccaaGACCACTTGCAGAACAGATTGAGCGGTCCACTCCATCTGCTTGCTTAATCATAAGGCAGATAAGGTGAAGTTTAACTCTGAGAAGAGTCAAATACATGTGAGTACCTACGAATGACAGAATTGGTATGAAGTTTTTATAAGCTAGGTTTTGCACTAAGAACAGCTACAAAGGCTCCACTAAAGATCAATAATTTTCAAACACTTACATGTCTCCTCATGTATCTTCCTATTTACAAGTGTATGCCTTTTTCCTTCGGAGGTTCACGAAGATTAAAACCGTATGAGCAAGCTCATTTCTCAGTATACAAGGCCATCTATGCATGACTCTTCAggattaatttgaattaaatctTATCGCATATATATGCTGCATGGTTGATACAACAATGGAGGCCACAATAGTTTGTGTCTAACTGTCAATATTGCCTATCCAACTTGTTCATCAAAGACTGCGCCtccaaaaataattaagatCACAAACCATAACGCGCCATTATACATCTTGACATTCCTCTATCTCGCTCTGAGATATTTAACCTGTAAAACCCTTTTATTCAATAAATCAATTGCCATTTCTGAGTCCAACAATAGGTTTTATGTTGCCAATTTTCAAGGGTTCTAAAATTTGAAGAAGTACAGATATATGCAATCGTTGCCATTTCAACCTAACCAACCCCTCAACTAACCACTAACTCTACAATCATATAGACACATTCtctaaattgcatcaaattagtTGAGTAGCCTAATTCTAAAAAGCTGAACTAACTACATGGGAGAAAATTAAACCTTGTCACATTCTTTTCCagatctttttctttaaaaatctgggtCTGTTTGTATGTGCCTAAACTTCACTATTTGATTAACATTTGGACACAACAATACACAAGAGAATGGCTGGTTGGGATCAAAAGATTCATTCACTGATAGGATGCTCAAATAATCCCCATATTTCTTTCctaatttatctttattttgcttGACAGCTAACTATGCTTGCTTATTTCGTTTCTTTGGATTTTGTTCCCACGTTAGGCTTGTTTTGCATCCATcaaagagaataatttcaaaCAATTGCTATAAGCAATTTAAGTAGACCTGACCCCTGCTAAGTGGTCATTGAAGGTTTGATCCGCTCGAAGCGGTTTCtgtatttgatgatttttaatCGATAGAAACCCTTGGGTTCCAATCATCTGCTATCAGAGCAGTTATTTTCTGAGGTGTTTTTCTACGGTGCAGTAAGCCATCGTTCGAGAGTGGTTTACCTGTGCAGAAGTCTTGTAAAGGCTGGGTTGATTTCCGCTGTGCGTGGGTGTTTGAGATTGCTGTCACGGTGGGTAACACTCTGCGCGGGGCTGCAACGTCGGAGCAGCGTCGCTGGGCTGAGTGCGGGAACGGCAGTCGATGACTGACGGCGTTCTCTCCGGCAGCGGCGAAAGCTGGAAGTGGCGGTGTACAGCCGTGGGAAGCAGCCGTTGGCGCTAAGTCTGTCACTGTTTTGTGATAGTCGTGCGTTGGGTTATTTGATGGAAGAAGAGTGCTGTTTGGTTGCTCATCTTGGTGGGTATTGCTATTCCAGTTGGCGGATACATTATTTCCGTACAGCTATTCTCGTATTTCATTTTTGGTATAGGAATTGTGGTTGTTTTGGCGGCAGGAATCGAATAGCCCGTATTTCAGTTTTTTGTATTCTTAGCATATCTTATCCCgcgtaagggccaaaaaaagaaagttttaaGGAACAAATTAATTCATGAGGCTACCCAAACATAGTGATacttcttcttgctttttggaACAACAAACATAGTGATACTTCTGTTTGTTGCAGGGGCATTTTTGAAACAACAAAATCAGGCTGCAAATTGGCGCATTATTTGAAGCAAGTCTCATGTTCACTGTCTTAATTCTAGTAGCTTTTGGCAGATAATTTCAAAGTAACTGAACAGTACACAACCAACATCGTTGCCCCAAAACCGGTTGTCAAACACAGCCTCAATAGCTGCATTCTACTCTGGGCTTCCATCTCTCGCCCGGGCATAATGCCTCTCTCCCCTCTTTATGGCTTTCCCCTCGTGCGGGCAGCATCAAGGGAAATTTTGATGTTGCCATAAAAAGTAACTTTGCAGTCACAATAGCAGTGCCTAGTGACTCTGGGGATATTTTTGCTGCAGCCACCTTGAAGCTTCATTCATCTTATGTCTTTTTGGGAGAAGCCACAGCTACTCTTCTTGCAATCTTGCAATTCGATTGCCTTGATCTACTGGCATGGATGTTTTCTTCCTTGAAGGGGATGCGCTTATGgtgatttttgtagtgaatcagcttttttttttttttctttttttttttgtttcttcgaATTTTGCTTatgtaatttctaacattaatgttgatttttcttcctttcgAAGCTAGAATGCTTCGAAAGTGTTTAAATGCGCCAATTTTTGTGCATATTGATGGTATAAaggatgatcacactattattAGTGTGGTCATCACCACATCAGATCATGTAGATTTTACAGGAAAGTAAAATTACTTCTTGTGGAGGTAGCAGGTCAAGAGTGGtaactcttgaccaagagttgtattggaactctataaatagagtcccatgagaatgcagatttattattctatttttcaCGTGAAATCTTTGTTTAGTTTTCTTCTGGTTTTTCTACATTCTAAACACTCTTATTCTCCACCAgatttccaccctaacgggagaaatCTTTTCTGAAGAATTTACAAAGATCCTATATTTAAGAATCCTacagtggtatcagagcacagtaATATGGAAGAACAAGAGAAGATTGAAGAACCAGAAGAAACAATTGAAGATCCTCAACAACTTTTGTCTGACATTTATCAAACAATTCACAGACAAGTCATCGGTTTAGCCTCTTCTGTGGCTTTCTACAATTTGCATCAATCATTGCAAAAGCCAGAGGACAAACCCCTTATAATCACAGTCGGTGGATTACATTATACAGGTAATATTTGTGCTTTAAGGATAACGtattttttagaacaaaaatattggaaaaaatttctCAGTCTTCCTTTACATGATTCTGAGAaaatttttcctcaaaaaattaCTCCTGAAGTTTCTGATAATGCATCTCCATTTGCGAATTTTGCTTCGGGAAACggtgagaaaaaagaagaaaactcatgTGTGTCTTCATCTGACGATTTCTTCATATATCCTGCTTcgtgggaagaagaagaaacagaagaagaagatctaGAAGAAGACCTAGAAGAAAATCCAAAAGCCAAAAACTCAAATCACCAAGCAGAGGAAGAAAATTCGAAAAAAGGAGGATATCTGGAGGAAGAAGACGACGGGTTGAGGAAAATTGTAAATTCCCCAACCTCAGACGACGCCATTTTACAAACTGAGGAAGCCCCTGCATCAAACAACGTCGTCCAGCACCCTTAGGTAACCCCTTTTAGTTTCTTTTCAAACGACGCCGTTCTGGATGACCAGAACGACACCGTTTCGCGTCTCCTCAAACAGGCGCCTTTCAGCGCATGTTATCAAGACGACCCCGTTCCAGAAAATAGGAACGTCGCCGTTTCAAAACCGGATCTAGTCGACCGACCCGCTCCACGTCTTCTGGAGCACGCCCGAAAGATTGCACTCGACCCGCTTCGCCAACCGTTTCGCTCCGGCCCAAAGTGGAAATACACGGCCCGAAAGTCCATGTTGCAAGCCCAAGCCCAGATCAAGAAAAACGAGAAACCCGTGAACACTGATGCCCGACCCGCTGAATCTCGACCTGTTGCATCACAATCCGACCCACTGAAGCCCAACCCGCCTGTCCGCCCATATCCAAAATCCGACCCGGGATTTAACCCACGTTTCAACCCATGGTTCAGGCAATCCAGTTTCAGCAGACCTGGTTCAAGCAACCGGGTTTCAGCAGACCCGCACGGTTCATGGGAATTTCGGCAATTTCGATCATTCTGGCTCGTTTCGGCCCCAATTTCGTCCATTCAAAAACCATTGGAAAGCTGATTCGAAGGGCTATAATTCTACAGGTTCTATTTAcagtaattttaataattttcagcATAATAATTCTATAAATAATTGGGAAAAAGGTGAGACTTCTAATCAAAGCCATCGAAGTTTGCATCGAAGGTTTATCCGACCTTGCTGGTTGGCTCCAAGTCAACACAAGGAGGTTGCATTCACTGTTCCAGATTTAGCTACAGAGGAGATCTCATCTGATAGGCGCCTAAGGGGTCCACATCCTTTACGGATTGTTAGGACCATTGAGCAGAACCCAAggtgtaataccccgaaatttATACCCTAGAATAATGGTGATATTAACATCAAAGATAAGGAGGATTTGCAATcttattaagatttatatggagttaggtaaatagacttaatgtaaaagatgatgaaaaaattgctagttagaattttagtgggttattgaaagaaaagtcacattgttttggacgCAAAAAATTCTatgagtgaccttaaataaaactgttttaattccttatagaatgatgagaaatgaagattttaaaagtggtttcatgatttttggacacttgtagaaggagttatgatttttagaaggaaaaattacagtttaccccccaaaagttgacagcgtt
Above is a genomic segment from Corylus avellana chromosome ca9, CavTom2PMs-1.0 containing:
- the LOC132191258 gene encoding uncharacterized protein LOC132191258, producing the protein MVKTKQRLVAIPTNKNITPSGHMDLLGDDSWVIVKKQRITILVPPLPAAKKLTTQNLGPDQPQATTKKTATNQIQLPIDICSRMPPIEEQENSMSLAPKQGIRFAGKAPAQDMPTLAKPPRIDLRTEAGKPDQVGTSKIYERFGVSDASNVIKRPRLLDCPSIILDGGMFLNQRLRASNLERKLQKAGGLSRWLASLGLGQFVRIFQRKSVNKFQLVNLTMKKLKDMGANAVGPRRKLIHAINCVCQPHGLEAI